Genomic DNA from Deinococcus sonorensis KR-87:
CCAGACCACCCGGGTTGAGGCACGGGACCTCCGGTGCCTTCCAGGATCCGCCCCGGCACCCACCCCTGACCGGCTTCGACTGCACCGTTCGGCCTGGGACCCTGGACCTGCAGGCGGACACCGACCATTCTGGCTCCGGCCAGCCGCTGAAGGAGCCGTGGGCTCGGCTGCACCTGGTCGGCCGCGGCCACCTCAGCAGCACGTGCCATCGCACGGCGGTTCTTCCAGGCCGCATGCTCTCCACTGCTCTGGGACGCCATCACCTGGCCCGCCTTCCCCACACGCACCCACATGTGCGCTGACGGCACGTCTGGCCGGAGCGCCCTGCGCGTCTCCCGAGGAGACCGTTCGCCACCGGGTGGTGCTCACGAGCGGTATCCGTGACCTGATGCTGGAGCAGACGGACCCTCACACGGTCCCGGCGGTCAACTGAAGTCGTCGAACCGGTACGCTCCGACCGATGAATCAGACGTTCCAGCCCCTCAACGTCGAGCAGCGACAGCGTCAGGCTTTGGCCGCGGGCACCCTGGTGATCTGGGCGTACCTGCAGCGGTGTGGGCCGATGGGAACCTGCTGCGGAGACGGGTGGACGACGCACAGATGCGGCTGTGGAAGAACACGTACTCGTGTTCTTTCCGGAAAGAACACGACGTGACCCGCCGAGCCTCAGCCGACCGATCCAGCAGACGGTCCCTCGAACCTGGCGACCGAACGACTGGGCTACACGTGGATGTTCTCCGAGGTGGCGGTGGAACGGGCCCGCGACGCACGACAGCGCCGCGCGATCCGTCTCGTCCACTGAGGCCAGCACCACGAACACCCACACCCGCCGGAACGACCGGCCTGTCCGGAACATTGACCTGAGGACGGGTCCACTCCAGGAGATGCTCCAGACCACGACAGACTCAACCGGCGCCCTTCGCGTGTGCGGCAACAGCGAAGCAGGGTGGACGACGACCCAGAGTGCACCCGCTTCCGAGCCGTCTGCGCGGCTCGTCCGGGTCTAGGCCGTGCAGGAGCAGCGCCGTGTTCCGTCAGATGCCCAACGGTCGTCGGGCGCTGGGTAGTCGTCCACAGCGCCCTCCAGTGGCCGGTGCTGCTGGGGCAGTGATGTGTGGTCGAGGTGTTCATCTGTGGCTGGAGGGCCTTCCACGTGACGCCCCGGCCCGACACGCCGGACGGTTCAGGTCGCCTCAGGCGTTCACCCGCTCCTGGTCAGGTGCGCTCCTGCGTCCGTGGTCCTCGGCGGTTCCAGCTTCTCGTGCACTGCATCGGGTAGGCTGGGGCCACAGATGATCACCCTCACCGTCTTTAATCACGCGGGCGGCTCCGGCAAGAGCAGCCTGACCCGCGACGTGGGATATGCCCTTGCTCAGTCTGGCCAGCGCGTCCTGTTGATCGACCTGGACGCCCAGGCCAACCTCACCGACTGGCTCGGCGTCCAGGACGTGAAGCCGGAAGACACCATCGCCGGCGTGGCCACCCAGGGCAGCGACCTGCCCACGCCGACCACGGTCTACGGCATGGACCTGATCCCCGCGGACCTGGGCCTGGCGCTCGTCGAGGGCGCCATGATGGGCCGGGTCGGGGCCCACCTGGCGCTCCGCGAGGCGCTGCAGGCGGTCCAGGAGCGGTACGACGTGGTGCTGATCGACTCGCCGCCCAGCCTCGGGCAGGTGGCCATCCTGGGCGCGTTGGCGGCCGACGCGATGATCGTGCCGGTGCTGACCCAGCAGAAGGGCCTCAACGGGCTGGTGGGACTGCATCAGGCGATGCAGCAGTACCGCAAGGCCCGGCGCGACCTGAAGGTGGCGCTGTACGTCCCGATGAAATACGACGGCCGCCGCAAGCACGACCAGGAGACCCTGGCGGTGCTGAAGGCCTCGGTGTCGCCGGTGGCCCA
This window encodes:
- a CDS encoding ParA family protein yields the protein MITLTVFNHAGGSGKSSLTRDVGYALAQSGQRVLLIDLDAQANLTDWLGVQDVKPEDTIAGVATQGSDLPTPTTVYGMDLIPADLGLALVEGAMMGRVGAHLALREALQAVQERYDVVLIDSPPSLGQVAILGALAADAMIVPVLTQQKGLNGLVGLHQAMQQYRKARRDLKVALYVPMKYDGRRKHDQETLAVLKASVSPVAQPVADRGAAWHEATAAGQPLGVYAPRSEAWKDVRRVTQEIADAAGLNVQVQA